From one Flavobacterium sp. N502536 genomic stretch:
- a CDS encoding glycosyltransferase family 2 protein, producing MNFSLIICTYMRPESLQALLQSIQKQLLYPNQILIIDGSINNETKTVVEENKFQNLEYFLVSKDNRGLTRQRNYGVSKVNTDCEIVCFLDDDTVLEPDYFKQVIETFNVNSAIAGVGGIAVNEYGWKKQDPDVLYDQKKNYLFEGFYYKEGLRNVVRNYLKLNSTLGSGKMPNYSHGRTSGFPLTGKTYEVDLLIGMSMSFKKQVLDQIKFSGYFEGYGLYEDADFSLRALQFGQNVINTNARLSHFHAESGRPNKYKYGKMVVRNGWYVWRVKNPAPVFKDRLKWNLITVLLILIRFTNVLTEQKKKEAFTEALGRSIGFLSLFINKPKINS from the coding sequence ATGAATTTTTCGCTAATTATTTGTACTTATATGCGCCCTGAATCATTGCAAGCTTTATTGCAGTCGATTCAAAAGCAATTATTGTATCCAAATCAAATCCTTATTATCGATGGTTCCATTAATAATGAGACCAAAACTGTTGTAGAAGAAAACAAGTTTCAGAATTTAGAATATTTCCTGGTTTCTAAAGATAATAGAGGCCTTACAAGACAACGAAACTATGGCGTTTCAAAAGTAAATACAGACTGTGAAATTGTTTGCTTTCTGGATGACGATACAGTTTTAGAACCGGATTACTTTAAGCAGGTTATCGAAACATTCAATGTAAATTCGGCTATAGCTGGCGTAGGAGGGATTGCAGTTAATGAGTACGGTTGGAAAAAACAGGATCCTGACGTTTTGTATGATCAGAAAAAAAACTATTTGTTTGAGGGCTTTTATTACAAAGAAGGTTTGCGGAATGTTGTTAGGAATTACTTAAAGCTAAACTCTACTTTAGGATCCGGTAAAATGCCAAATTATTCACATGGCAGAACCTCAGGATTTCCGCTGACAGGAAAGACTTATGAAGTAGATTTATTAATAGGAATGTCCATGTCATTCAAAAAACAAGTTTTAGATCAAATTAAGTTTTCTGGATATTTTGAAGGATATGGTTTGTATGAAGATGCTGATTTTAGTTTAAGAGCTTTGCAGTTTGGTCAAAATGTAATCAATACAAATGCACGTTTATCTCATTTTCATGCCGAGTCGGGTCGTCCAAATAAGTACAAATACGGAAAAATGGTAGTTAGAAACGGATGGTATGTTTGGAGAGTTAAAAACCCAGCTCCAGTTTTTAAAGACCGTTTAAAATGGAATTTAATAACAGTACTTTTAATCTTAATTCGCTTTACAAATGTTCTTACAGAACAAAAGAAAAAAGAAGCCTTTACCGAAGCCTTGGGAAGAAGTATTGGTTTTTTGAGTTTATTCATTAATAAACCAAAAATAAACTCATGA
- a CDS encoding alpha-1,2-fucosyltransferase gives MITYSKLGKKGNLGNQLFQIASTIGLAVENRQDFLFPDWKYQSYFKNKLPLLETDLLSFIEVEEKEYNYYKRELGRENYDILGWLQTEKYFDKELAKHYFEFSEVLTDRLKKKYQEAFAKPTILISIRRGDFVDHPDYLQLPIHYYLNSLARFFPDWQARNLIVLSDDINYCKFHFSFLENAFFGDQLNEAEQLCLGSLCDDFIISNSTFSWWSAWLGQKKNSKIVRPHKNFDGLKSLELDDKDYYPENWINYNHIGDKPKLENLAFYIETKKNRETIKNYISDYFDVNIVFEKKEIDTQEDIYFLKKDYFLPPFLLYASWLELKKSGSKNVINSVVKTFKVSKAFNYNEFLVQKDFGLFSKIFSFPKTVTTSKHNYDSYLQRNKYKLQESDDVFSADIVLCFFAGKFLDIGGYSYSLKKYVRRKKIQLKKRIKKMLSIK, from the coding sequence ATGATTACATACAGCAAACTGGGTAAGAAAGGAAATTTAGGGAATCAGCTTTTTCAAATTGCATCTACTATAGGATTGGCGGTTGAAAACAGACAAGATTTTCTTTTTCCAGACTGGAAATATCAGTCCTATTTTAAGAACAAATTACCATTGCTGGAAACAGATCTGCTCAGTTTTATCGAGGTTGAAGAAAAAGAATACAATTATTATAAAAGGGAATTAGGGAGAGAGAACTATGATATTTTAGGTTGGCTTCAGACAGAAAAGTACTTTGACAAAGAATTAGCGAAGCATTATTTTGAGTTTTCAGAAGTTTTAACAGACCGGCTAAAGAAAAAATATCAGGAGGCTTTTGCCAAACCTACAATCCTAATTTCAATCCGAAGAGGGGACTTTGTAGATCATCCGGATTACCTTCAATTACCTATACATTATTATCTAAATAGTTTAGCCCGTTTTTTTCCTGATTGGCAAGCCCGCAATTTGATTGTTTTAAGTGATGATATCAACTACTGCAAATTCCATTTTTCATTTCTAGAAAATGCTTTTTTTGGAGATCAGCTAAATGAAGCCGAACAATTATGTTTAGGATCACTATGCGACGATTTCATAATTAGTAATTCTACCTTTTCATGGTGGTCAGCATGGTTAGGACAAAAGAAAAACTCAAAAATAGTAAGGCCCCATAAAAATTTCGATGGATTAAAAAGTTTAGAACTAGATGATAAAGATTATTATCCGGAGAACTGGATAAATTACAATCATATTGGTGATAAACCTAAACTGGAAAATTTAGCTTTTTACATCGAAACAAAAAAGAATAGAGAAACGATTAAAAACTACATTAGTGATTATTTTGATGTGAATATTGTTTTTGAAAAAAAGGAAATAGATACACAAGAGGATATCTATTTTTTGAAGAAAGATTATTTTTTACCTCCTTTTTTATTGTATGCAAGCTGGCTAGAGCTTAAAAAATCAGGAAGTAAAAACGTTATTAATAGCGTTGTTAAAACGTTCAAAGTTTCAAAAGCATTTAATTACAATGAGTTTTTAGTTCAAAAAGATTTTGGCCTGTTTTCGAAAATCTTCTCATTTCCAAAAACAGTAACAACAAGCAAACATAATTATGATAGCTATTTGCAGCGAAACAAATATAAACTGCAAGAATCAGATGATGTTTTTTCAGCTGACATTGTATTGTGTTTTTTTGCTGGGAAATTCTTAGACATAGGCGGATACAGCTATAGTCTTAAAAAATATGTAAGACGAAAAAAAATACAACTAAAAAAGAGAATCAAAAAAATGCTTTCGATAAAATAA
- a CDS encoding glycosyltransferase has product MKFLIVTHVVHIQHENEFLAYAPYVREMNIWFKFVDEVLIVAPLQKGERTAIDIPYQHNKIDFRQVPNFNFIDIRNSFISIIKLPIVLWNLFLAMKNADHIHLRCPGNMGLLGCFVQILFPRKSKTAKYAGNWDPKSKQPFSYKMQKWILNNTFLTRNMTVLVYGKWENQSKNIKSFFTATYSESEKTTIKEKDFNGTLNFVFVGSLVSGKNSVYALKIIHHLINKGNKIILSLYGEGPDRVYLEDYIKENDLGRFVILNGNQNQDTIKKAYQNSHFVILPSKSEGWPKAIAEGMFWGSIPIASKVSCVPFILDYGQRGILLEMDLVKDVNQINEMLKEEQNLHKKRELAIEWSQNYTTDLFESELKKLLLE; this is encoded by the coding sequence ATGAAGTTTTTAATTGTAACCCATGTTGTCCATATTCAGCATGAGAATGAATTTTTAGCTTATGCTCCTTATGTTCGGGAAATGAACATTTGGTTTAAGTTTGTAGATGAAGTACTTATTGTTGCCCCACTACAAAAAGGGGAGCGAACCGCAATTGATATCCCATACCAGCACAATAAAATTGATTTTAGACAAGTTCCAAATTTTAATTTTATTGATATTAGGAATAGCTTTATTTCAATTATTAAATTGCCAATTGTTTTGTGGAATCTATTTTTAGCGATGAAAAATGCTGACCATATTCATTTGAGGTGTCCCGGGAATATGGGGCTATTGGGCTGTTTTGTTCAGATATTATTTCCCCGAAAAAGTAAAACAGCTAAATATGCGGGCAATTGGGATCCTAAAAGTAAACAGCCATTCTCCTATAAAATGCAAAAATGGATTTTAAATAATACTTTTTTGACTCGGAACATGACCGTATTAGTTTATGGGAAATGGGAAAACCAATCCAAAAATATAAAGTCTTTTTTTACCGCAACTTACTCCGAATCTGAAAAAACAACCATTAAGGAAAAAGATTTCAATGGTACATTAAATTTTGTTTTTGTCGGCAGTTTAGTCTCGGGTAAAAATTCTGTTTATGCGTTAAAAATAATTCATCATTTAATAAATAAAGGAAATAAAATAATTCTGAGTTTGTACGGAGAAGGCCCGGATCGGGTTTATTTGGAAGATTATATTAAGGAAAATGATTTAGGAAGATTTGTCATCTTGAATGGAAATCAAAATCAGGACACAATAAAAAAAGCATATCAAAATAGCCATTTTGTTATTTTACCATCTAAAAGTGAAGGCTGGCCTAAAGCTATTGCTGAAGGAATGTTCTGGGGCAGTATTCCAATTGCTAGTAAAGTTTCCTGTGTACCTTTTATATTAGATTATGGGCAGAGAGGTATTTTGCTGGAAATGGATTTAGTGAAAGACGTAAATCAGATAAATGAAATGTTAAAAGAGGAGCAAAATTTACATAAAAAAAGAGAATTAGCTATTGAGTGGTCGCAAAATTATACTACAGATCTTTTTGAATCAGAACTTAAAAAGCTATTATTAGAATGA
- a CDS encoding glycosyltransferase, with the protein MRIVQIIDSLEPGGAERMAVNYANALAGEAEFSGLIVSRREGLLFNQIDENVSYLFLKKRKIIDFNAVSILRKYLKKNQVDVIHAHSSSFFIAVLVKLTLPGIKIIWHDHYGISQDLTSRKDLVLKVSSLFFTGIISVSEVLKDWAKSYLWCPDIIYLSNFISESPISKEQVVLKGSEGKRIICVANLRPQKNHELLINAANRIRNKFPDWSFHLFGKDFQDSYSEELKKKVVDLELQEVVFFYGSTNNAGSALMQSQIGILTSFSEGLPLAILEYGLSKLPVVATNVGDVSKVIDSEIEGLIVESDDLNGFVEALERIIIDEKFRDKLALKLYEKVQLNFSKKSIIAEYRLWLESLITFAI; encoded by the coding sequence ATGAGAATTGTACAAATAATTGACTCTTTAGAGCCTGGAGGAGCAGAACGCATGGCAGTCAACTATGCTAATGCTTTGGCTGGTGAAGCCGAGTTTTCTGGCTTAATTGTATCACGGAGAGAAGGATTGTTATTCAATCAGATTGACGAGAATGTTAGTTATTTATTTTTAAAGAAAAGGAAAATAATTGATTTTAATGCAGTTTCCATATTGCGTAAATATTTAAAGAAGAATCAGGTTGATGTAATTCATGCACACAGTTCTTCTTTTTTTATTGCAGTTTTAGTTAAATTAACTTTACCAGGAATTAAAATTATCTGGCACGATCACTATGGAATTTCGCAAGATTTGACCTCCAGAAAAGATTTAGTTTTAAAAGTAAGTTCACTTTTTTTTACGGGTATCATCTCAGTAAGTGAAGTTTTAAAAGATTGGGCAAAAAGTTATTTATGGTGCCCGGACATTATTTATTTGTCTAATTTTATCTCTGAATCTCCTATTTCAAAAGAGCAAGTAGTTTTAAAAGGATCAGAAGGGAAAAGAATTATTTGTGTTGCTAATTTGCGGCCGCAAAAGAATCACGAACTGCTAATAAATGCAGCCAATAGGATTAGAAATAAATTCCCGGATTGGAGCTTTCATTTGTTTGGAAAAGACTTTCAGGATTCCTATTCTGAAGAATTGAAAAAGAAGGTTGTAGATTTAGAATTACAGGAAGTAGTTTTTTTTTATGGTTCAACTAATAATGCCGGTTCAGCATTAATGCAAAGTCAGATTGGTATTTTGACGTCATTTTCAGAAGGACTTCCATTGGCTATCTTAGAATACGGGCTCTCAAAATTACCTGTAGTAGCAACAAATGTGGGCGATGTCTCAAAAGTAATTGATTCAGAGATCGAGGGTTTAATTGTAGAATCCGATGATCTAAATGGCTTTGTGGAAGCACTCGAAAGAATTATTATTGATGAAAAATTTCGGGATAAACTTGCTTTAAAACTATATGAAAAGGTTCAGTTGAATTTTAGTAAAAAAAGTATTATTGCAGAGTATCGTTTATGGCTGGAATCTTTGATTACTTTTGCGATTTAA
- a CDS encoding GNAT family N-acetyltransferase, with translation MKILFTKEKYWLDKWDEFVIANSNGSHLVLSDWLKSYQSYGFDFEVGLYIENEEIIGGYGAVIPKLSFFKFYIIPYVPLLLNENNLVLPQIIEAAINRSNFLKTSCLQIGSPSLLKFEKDIYYSKYLKKHNFKKGNRFKYVFSFTGLNWLDLSKYNTIDDLILDFKSSVRRDVRSAERKGVLISYAVAYNEIERAYEICLENAQKANYGLRDWNDIKETIVDLIEKGIAKFIVGTKDNEVKGAIFIIKAGGYYTYILGGTKKEKPDLLVGHLLQWEAIKLSFLEKNKGYNLSLGGSKGVQDFKNGFNTKQILAEDSAYYLINNSLLFSIYVFFEKYMKPHKRAMAKILASIKRLKNESRK, from the coding sequence ATGAAAATCCTTTTTACTAAAGAAAAATATTGGCTTGACAAATGGGATGAATTTGTTATCGCAAATAGTAACGGAAGTCATTTAGTGCTTTCAGATTGGCTTAAGTCTTATCAATCATATGGTTTTGATTTTGAGGTAGGATTATATATTGAAAATGAAGAAATAATTGGAGGCTACGGTGCAGTAATTCCGAAATTATCGTTCTTTAAATTTTATATTATTCCTTATGTACCATTACTTCTAAATGAGAATAACTTAGTTTTGCCCCAAATCATAGAAGCAGCAATTAATAGGTCTAATTTTCTTAAAACAAGTTGTTTGCAAATAGGGTCTCCTTCTCTTTTAAAATTTGAGAAAGATATATATTATAGTAAATATTTGAAAAAGCACAATTTTAAAAAAGGGAATCGTTTTAAATATGTATTTTCTTTCACAGGATTAAATTGGTTAGATTTAAGTAAATACAATACAATTGATGATCTGATATTAGATTTTAAGTCATCGGTGCGGCGAGATGTCAGAAGTGCAGAAAGAAAGGGAGTCCTAATTAGTTATGCTGTGGCTTATAATGAAATAGAACGAGCATATGAAATATGTTTAGAGAATGCACAAAAGGCAAATTACGGACTTAGAGATTGGAATGATATTAAAGAAACAATAGTAGATTTAATTGAAAAAGGGATTGCTAAATTTATTGTAGGAACTAAAGACAATGAAGTAAAAGGAGCGATTTTTATAATAAAAGCGGGAGGTTATTATACCTATATTTTGGGAGGTACTAAAAAAGAGAAACCAGATCTGCTTGTTGGACATTTATTACAATGGGAAGCAATAAAGTTATCTTTTTTGGAAAAGAATAAAGGATATAATCTGTCATTAGGAGGCTCTAAGGGGGTACAAGATTTTAAAAATGGTTTTAATACAAAACAGATTTTAGCTGAAGATTCAGCTTATTATTTAATTAATAATAGTTTGTTATTTTCGATCTATGTTTTTTTTGAAAAATATATGAAACCACATAAAAGAGCAATGGCAAAAATTTTAGCATCAATTAAAAGGTTAAAAAATGAAAGTAGAAAATAA
- a CDS encoding MBOAT family O-acyltransferase, whose amino-acid sequence MFFNSIAFAIFLPIVFFLYWFVFNKNKSTQNALLIVASCYFYSCWDWRFLFLLVFSTFLDYYTGIQIEKGKSEKSRKFWFWLSILVNLGFLGVFKYYNFFASSFAELLNSAGLKASPILLNVILPVGISFYTFHGLSYVIDIYYKRIKAEYNFVDYSLFVSYFPLLVAGPIERATHLLPQVKVKREFDFEKAKEGVYQIIWGLVKKVVIADTCATYANAIFDHYPIMNSFSLIMGAIYFAFQIYGDFSGYSDIALGVSKLFGLDLLRNFNYPYFSRDIAEFWRRWHISLSSWFRDYLYIPLGGSKGGLWMKVRNTFIIFVVSGFWHGANWTYIAWGFINAVYFLPLLLSDKNRNNMDSIVLKWNFDSAKVILSILYTFLLTCVAWVFFRSKTITDAVLYLKRIFTNRDFGFQYLENDRYNYELLIFIVLFALVEWNNRNRVEPLSGKRSLLRVSFAIFAILAFGVFSDYKEFIYFQF is encoded by the coding sequence ATGTTTTTTAATTCAATAGCTTTTGCTATTTTTTTACCAATCGTTTTTTTCTTGTATTGGTTTGTTTTTAATAAAAACAAAAGCACTCAAAATGCTTTATTAATTGTTGCCAGTTGCTATTTCTATTCCTGTTGGGACTGGAGATTTCTGTTTTTATTAGTTTTTTCAACTTTTCTGGATTACTACACTGGAATTCAGATTGAAAAAGGGAAATCTGAAAAAAGCCGTAAATTCTGGTTTTGGCTTAGTATTTTAGTCAATTTAGGATTTTTAGGAGTCTTCAAATACTACAACTTCTTTGCCTCTTCATTTGCAGAATTGTTAAATTCGGCAGGACTAAAGGCAAGTCCAATTTTATTGAACGTAATTCTTCCGGTCGGAATTTCATTTTATACCTTCCACGGATTATCATATGTTATCGATATTTATTACAAACGCATTAAAGCAGAATATAATTTTGTTGATTATTCTTTATTTGTAAGCTACTTTCCGCTTTTGGTTGCGGGCCCCATAGAAAGAGCTACCCATTTATTGCCCCAGGTAAAAGTAAAACGAGAGTTTGATTTTGAAAAAGCGAAGGAAGGGGTTTATCAAATTATTTGGGGACTGGTTAAAAAAGTAGTCATTGCAGATACTTGTGCTACTTATGCTAATGCTATCTTTGATCATTATCCTATAATGAATTCTTTCTCTTTAATAATGGGAGCTATTTATTTTGCTTTTCAAATATATGGAGATTTCTCAGGATACTCAGATATTGCACTGGGTGTTTCAAAATTGTTTGGATTAGATTTATTGCGAAATTTCAATTATCCTTATTTTTCAAGAGATATTGCAGAGTTTTGGCGTCGATGGCATATTTCGCTTTCATCGTGGTTTCGGGATTACCTGTATATTCCATTAGGAGGAAGTAAGGGCGGACTTTGGATGAAAGTTAGAAATACTTTTATCATTTTTGTTGTAAGCGGGTTTTGGCATGGTGCCAATTGGACTTATATCGCTTGGGGATTCATTAATGCCGTTTATTTTCTGCCTCTATTATTGTCGGATAAAAACAGAAACAATATGGATTCAATTGTGTTAAAATGGAATTTTGATTCTGCAAAAGTAATTTTAAGCATTTTGTATACATTTCTACTGACTTGTGTAGCCTGGGTATTCTTTAGATCTAAAACGATAACAGATGCAGTTCTGTATTTGAAAAGAATTTTTACAAACAGAGATTTTGGTTTTCAATACCTGGAAAATGACCGTTATAATTACGAGTTGTTGATATTTATAGTTCTATTTGCTTTAGTTGAATGGAATAATCGTAATAGAGTTGAACCGTTGTCAGGTAAAAGAAGTCTGCTTAGAGTGAGTTTCGCTATTTTCGCGATTTTGGCTTTTGGAGTTTTTTCAGACTATAAAGAATTTATATACTTTCAATTTTAA
- a CDS encoding glycosyltransferase family 4 protein — translation MADKLHIAYIVSHYPHKAFGHDGGLGTSVYNLVEKLNVLGIKVSVFIYGQKEEFILEEENVTIYSLTDSRIRFLKFYFNRKKIEKVINETITKREIDIIEAPDWTGITALMNFKIPLVIRFHGSDAYFCHLEERKQKLKNYWSEKLALKRAKGFIAPTTFAGALSKKIFNLKNKEIKTIHYGLKLQNFTNDSPAIYEKGLILYVGTLIRKKGVLELPAIFNKVRKDFPDAKLVLIGSDSGDIKTNSISTWQLMQNQFKKEDLNNVEYLGKIPYNEVQNYIKKANVCVFPTFAETLGMVTIESMAMKKGVVNSNIGWAQELIVDGESGYLVHPADHDLFANRITALLKEESLCLKIGEQARERVEAKFDINKIVLENIEFYKKIINQNLKPQ, via the coding sequence ATGGCAGATAAATTACATATAGCATACATAGTGTCGCATTATCCGCATAAGGCATTTGGTCATGATGGAGGCTTAGGTACAAGTGTTTATAACCTAGTGGAGAAACTTAATGTTTTGGGAATTAAAGTTTCGGTTTTTATATACGGTCAAAAAGAAGAGTTTATTCTTGAAGAAGAAAATGTAACGATTTATAGTTTAACTGATAGTAGAATACGTTTTTTGAAATTTTATTTTAACAGAAAAAAAATCGAAAAAGTCATAAACGAAACCATTACTAAAAGAGAGATTGATATTATTGAAGCGCCGGATTGGACCGGAATAACAGCGCTTATGAATTTTAAAATTCCATTAGTAATTAGATTTCATGGCAGTGATGCTTATTTCTGTCATTTAGAAGAAAGAAAGCAGAAACTAAAAAATTACTGGTCAGAAAAATTAGCACTAAAAAGAGCAAAAGGATTTATAGCACCAACAACTTTTGCCGGAGCGCTTTCGAAGAAAATATTTAACTTAAAGAATAAAGAAATAAAAACAATTCATTACGGATTAAAACTGCAAAACTTTACAAACGATTCCCCGGCGATTTACGAAAAAGGGTTGATTTTGTATGTTGGAACCTTAATTCGTAAAAAGGGAGTTTTAGAACTGCCTGCTATTTTTAACAAAGTGCGAAAAGATTTCCCCGACGCAAAACTAGTTTTAATTGGTAGTGACTCCGGAGATATCAAAACAAACTCAATCTCTACCTGGCAATTGATGCAAAATCAGTTTAAAAAGGAGGATTTGAATAATGTAGAATATCTGGGTAAAATTCCATATAATGAAGTGCAGAACTACATAAAGAAAGCGAATGTTTGTGTATTTCCAACCTTTGCCGAAACATTAGGAATGGTTACGATAGAATCTATGGCAATGAAAAAAGGAGTAGTTAATAGTAATATTGGCTGGGCGCAAGAACTTATAGTTGACGGAGAAAGCGGTTATCTGGTACATCCTGCAGATCATGATTTATTTGCCAATAGAATTACAGCATTGCTTAAAGAAGAATCGCTTTGCTTAAAGATAGGAGAACAAGCCAGAGAAAGAGTAGAAGCTAAATTTGATATTAATAAAATAGTACTAGAGAATATTGAATTTTATAAAAAAATAATAAACCAAAATTTAAAGCCGCAATGA
- a CDS encoding class I SAM-dependent methyltransferase: MKVENKSFWEREDIIATQEVMTSISDFEHFMFESSLKRYDKIGKIDRIKVFGCGTGRELSGIAKFYKPNQIVASDISDNMIEKCNQNLKVWGIDTITSTIVGDAKDFNKVANEFELVTILNSMLTYVPVRKDRLTIFKNARQILAEDGVLLGTVHNQIGALRKTMYFKLRGLFSLFLGEKVGNRNTGFKGFKVSGYYYTKKGLITDLKESGFRDIEVYSIEEFHAMKGQLYNRKKGYNNLIFIASK; this comes from the coding sequence ATGAAAGTAGAAAATAAATCTTTTTGGGAAAGAGAAGATATTATCGCTACACAAGAGGTAATGACATCAATTTCAGATTTTGAGCATTTTATGTTCGAAAGTAGTTTAAAGCGTTATGATAAGATAGGGAAAATAGATCGTATAAAAGTTTTTGGCTGCGGAACCGGAAGAGAACTTAGTGGCATTGCAAAGTTTTATAAACCAAATCAAATTGTTGCCTCTGATATTTCGGATAATATGATTGAGAAATGCAACCAAAATTTAAAAGTTTGGGGTATTGATACAATTACCAGTACTATTGTTGGTGACGCAAAGGATTTTAATAAAGTTGCGAATGAGTTTGAGTTGGTAACCATATTAAACAGTATGTTAACCTATGTGCCTGTTCGTAAAGACCGTCTGACAATTTTTAAAAATGCCCGTCAAATTTTGGCTGAGGATGGTGTTCTATTGGGTACAGTTCATAACCAAATTGGAGCTTTGAGGAAAACGATGTATTTTAAATTACGAGGACTTTTTTCTCTTTTTTTAGGAGAAAAAGTAGGAAACAGAAACACCGGGTTTAAAGGTTTTAAAGTTTCAGGATATTATTATACGAAAAAAGGATTAATTACAGATCTAAAAGAATCAGGATTTAGGGATATAGAAGTTTATTCAATAGAGGAATTTCATGCTATGAAAGGACAGTTGTACAATAGAAAAAAAGGATACAACAATTTAATATTTATAGCTTCTAAATAG
- a CDS encoding glycosyltransferase family 2 protein, whose product MIIIYHKKNKVVEVEFEKKIVHFSQVNIAKTLFEMAALHPKSLITWCHIDFKSNLNISKFQDVFHHSKIMASYNPFSKSFLSDSIGYVEESPFVKINKKVNYPTWQTSSIVGGLNASVLLALSGKIKTTYNFDYFLHSLAKLTMEKGLFCYSEPALLIDTTVELKEQETQLYTLFRFVKQHYRTRWVFLLFLNMLLFKRKLSILPLLYCLIYRRRKLEDDLLEHIEVYSSKHISSTETIDVIIPTIGRKQYLYDVLKDLSVQTHLPKNVIIVEQNTNVESVSELDYLQTESWPFEIKHTFTHQAGACNARNLALAQVKSEWVFLNDDDNRFAPDLIEKTLKKCKKFGVTVVNNSYLKKNETKELDVVNQSSIFGSGNSFMTSVLLKKVSFRMGFEFGYGEDTDFGMQLRNIGADVVYFPSPEILHLSAPMGGFRTKPVLAWKDDLVQPKPSPTIMLYKQLHLTEEQISGYKVILFFKFYKAQSIKNPLHYYRNFQKQWKQSLYWANELISK is encoded by the coding sequence ATGATAATTATTTATCATAAAAAAAATAAGGTCGTTGAGGTAGAGTTCGAAAAGAAAATAGTGCATTTTTCGCAAGTCAATATTGCAAAAACACTATTTGAAATGGCTGCCCTGCATCCCAAAAGTTTAATAACTTGGTGTCATATTGATTTTAAATCAAATTTAAATATTTCAAAATTTCAGGATGTTTTCCATCATTCTAAAATAATGGCGTCTTACAATCCATTTTCAAAATCGTTCTTGTCAGATTCTATAGGTTATGTCGAGGAGTCGCCATTTGTAAAAATTAATAAAAAAGTTAATTATCCAACCTGGCAGACAAGCAGCATTGTTGGCGGTCTTAATGCCTCTGTTTTATTAGCACTGAGCGGGAAAATTAAAACTACTTATAATTTCGATTATTTTTTGCATTCTTTGGCAAAATTGACCATGGAAAAAGGCCTTTTTTGCTATTCAGAGCCAGCATTATTGATTGATACCACTGTAGAATTAAAAGAGCAGGAAACGCAGCTTTACACGTTATTTCGATTTGTAAAACAACATTATAGAACCCGTTGGGTATTTCTGCTGTTTTTGAATATGTTGCTGTTTAAAAGAAAACTAAGCATTCTTCCATTGCTGTATTGTCTTATTTATCGAAGACGAAAATTGGAAGATGATTTATTAGAGCATATTGAGGTTTATTCATCAAAGCATATATCCAGTACAGAAACTATTGATGTAATAATTCCAACTATTGGACGAAAACAATATTTGTACGATGTTTTAAAAGATTTATCAGTACAGACCCATTTGCCTAAAAACGTTATAATTGTAGAACAGAATACAAATGTAGAAAGTGTATCAGAACTTGATTATCTTCAAACTGAAAGTTGGCCATTTGAAATTAAACATACATTTACACACCAGGCAGGAGCTTGTAATGCAAGAAATCTGGCATTAGCACAAGTCAAGAGCGAATGGGTTTTTTTGAATGATGATGATAACAGGTTTGCTCCTGATTTGATAGAAAAAACTTTAAAGAAATGTAAAAAATTTGGCGTAACAGTTGTAAATAACAGTTACTTAAAGAAAAACGAAACAAAAGAACTTGATGTCGTAAATCAGTCCTCAATATTTGGGTCAGGGAATAGTTTTATGACTAGTGTATTGCTTAAAAAAGTTTCTTTTAGAATGGGGTTTGAATTTGGTTATGGAGAGGATACTGATTTTGGAATGCAATTGCGCAATATAGGAGCAGACGTTGTATATTTTCCTAGTCCTGAAATTTTACATTTAAGTGCCCCGATGGGAGGATTTCGAACAAAACCTGTTTTAGCCTGGAAAGATGATCTAGTTCAGCCTAAACCTTCGCCTACAATCATGTTGTATAAGCAATTACACTTAACAGAAGAGCAAATAAGCGGATATAAAGTAATCTTGTTTTTCAAATTTTATAAGGCCCAGTCAATTAAAAATCCATTACATTATTATAGAAACTTCCAAAAGCAGTGGAAACAAAGCTTGTATTGGGCAAATGAATTAATTAGTAAATAA